The stretch of DNA GCATGGCTCTGGTCGTGACTGACGAACAGCAAGCTCGAGCCGGCCTCGCGGCATTCGGCGAAAAGCAACTGCAGAAAAGCCTCACGAGCGTCGGTGTCCAATGCCGAGGTGGGTTCGTCAGCAATCACCAGTTCAGGTTGACCAATCAATGCGCGCGCCGCCGCGACGCGTTGCTGCTGGCCAATGGACAAAGCGTCGGCGCGTCGACCGAGAAGGTTCTGAGACAGGCCCAGATGCGACAACAAGCTCGCCGTTGCCTGCGCAACGCTGCCGTGCCGCTGTCGGGCGCGTTCGGCGCGGCTTTCTGAGAAATGACAAGGCAAGCCGACGTTTTCGGCGACTGAAAGAAAGGGCAGGAGGTTGAACTGCTGGAAAATATAGCCCGTGTGATCGACGCGATACCGATCCCGTGCACCGGCGGAAAGCGCTGCGAGATCTGTTCCGAGTAAGCGAACCGTTCCGCGCTTGGCCTTTTGCACGCCGCCGATCAAACCGAGCAATGTGGTTTTGCCGCTGCCCGACGGCCCTTTGAGAAACAGGCTCTGGTTATGCTCGAGCCTAAAGGTTGGAATATCGAGCAGCTCAGCCTGGGCAGGCCAGGCGAAACCCAATTGGTGGAGTTCAAGCAGCGGTGCGGTCATTGGTGGGTCCGTTCGAGGCGAGCCGGGAGTTTACTGCGTCTGCGGCAGGCGGAGGTCGGATCAGAACTCAGCGCGGGGTTGACCCTGACTAAGTTGCGCACCGCGCTGCCCATTCGGTCCGATCAGCTGTGCCTGGATTTTCTCGGTGCCTGGGAATGCTTTGAACCAGCCCTGTAGGTTGATCTCTGTTAGTGCTTGGGGTGTAGCGCAATCAAACTGGTAATGCGCATGGATTTCGCTGTGACCGCTTTCGTGGTCGTCCGGGTGCGCGTCAGCATGGTCTTCAAACAAAGCGCTCTCCAGCTCTGTTGTAGTTAGCGTGCAACCGGCTGCCGCCGGTAGACCCAAGAGAGGGTCGGGTATCTCCAGTTGATCGTGGGCATTGGTGATCTTGCGTCGCTCCGCTTCGTTGCCGGGCGTGTGTTCGAAGCCCACCAGGTTCATGGCCGGGCTGCGCAGCTCGATCTCCAATGTGGAGCCATCGAGGGCAGCGTCCAGTTCGGCGGCGCCATGCTCATGAGTGGCGAGGCTATTGTGTTGGGCATGGTCATGATCGTGATGCTCGGCGCCCAGCGCAAAACCAGGGAGGAGGGCGAAGGGCAGGGCCAGCAACAAAAAGCGCATAACGAACTCCATAGGGCAGGGTGGGTTACGTTATAACAAAAGTTAGTTGTTGCTGGCCAGCGGGTAAGGGCCATGGGAGGATGTTGCGGTCTTCAGGAGAGCAAACGATGATTCGAATTCGTGGCCATGTCGGCGATTGGCCGGTAGACCTCAGTGTCGAAATGGATGATCAGGATTGGGTGCAGTTGGCGCGTCAGCTGCCGTTGAGCGCCAATGTGCAGGCGGCGAAAGCACCCGTGGAGGCCGGGTCCGATGACCTCTGGCTTGGCGCGCAACAGCTATTGCGCGAAGCGGGGCGCATGGAGGGACCGCAGCTGTTAGCTGAGCTCGAAGCACTGAGTGGTAGCGCAATGGCCGGCAAGCGGCTGCTGGTACGTTTGCGTCACAGCGCTCAGGTGAAGGTGCAGAGCGGCACTGACGCGCCGGTCTACAGTTGGGTGACCGCCGCGGGCTGAGCGCCTAGAGGCGCCTTGCCTGAAACGTGTCGCAGCGCGCCGGCTCACCCCTTTCGAAGCCTGCGCGGAACCATCGGACCCGCTGCGCCGATGTGCCGTGCGTAAACGCATCCGGCACTACACGGCCCTGGCTCTGCTGCTGCAGATGATCGTCACCGATGGCATTGGCGGCATTCAGCGCCTCTTCCAGATCCCCCTCTTCCAGCCAGTCGTGACGCTGCTGGGCATGGTAGGCCCAGACGCCGGCGAAGCAATCGGCTTGAAGCTCCTGACGAACCAGTAAGCCGTTGTCTCCCTCCATCTGGGCGCCGCGCTGGCGAGCGGCCTGCATCTGCTGCGACACGCCCAGCAGCGTCTGAACGTGATGACCGACCTCGTGCGCGATGACGTAAGCCTGCGCGAAATCACCGGCGACCGAGAAGCGTGAAGCCATCTCGTCGAAGAACTGAAGATCGAGATACACCTGCTGGTCGCCCGGACAATAGAAGGGGCCGACCGCAGAGCTGGCGAAACCGCAGGCGGAGTTTACGCCACCGCGGAAGAGCACCAGTGTCGGGTCCCGGTACTGCTCGGCGGATTGCTGAAACAATGCGCGCCAGGTGTCTTCGGTATCGCCCAGGATCGCTTGGACAAAAGCCACCTGCGGATCATCGCTACGCGCTGGGGTGTCGCTCTGCTGGGTGGGCGCCGAACCGGTCTGATTTGCCAGTTGCCCGAGAATCTGCATCGGGTCCTGACCGGAAATCAGCCCAATCACCACCACGATGGCGACCCCGGCCAGACTTAGGCGTCCCCGACCAATACCGCCGCTGCGGCCCCGCGCATCCACCACGTTGTCACTGCGACGTGCCTTCTTCCAACGCATGTCCGAGTCCTCACCAGAAATTACTGGAGGGTAGACCCGTGCCTGCGTCTGCTAATTCAGCCGCAACCTAGCGCGTCGTCTATTTCGGTCATTTCGCCGGGTAGGTGGCCAGCACGGACTCTTCGCCCTGCTTGTTCAGGCCGACTACCTTGTAAGCATCCTGCCGATCGCCCATCTCCATGCCGGGTGAACCCACGGGCATGCCAGGCACCGCCGCGCCGATCAGATCAGGTTGCTCGCGAAGCTTGAAAATGTCGGCGGCAGGAACATGGCCCTCCACGAACTTCCCATCGATCACACCGGTATGGCACGAGCCGAGTCGATGCGGCACACCGAGACGTGCTTTCACCGCAGCCATATCGGTTTCGACATGGTCGTTAACCTGGAAGCCGTTCTCTTCGAGGTGCTTGATCCACGACGTGCAGCAGCCACAGTTGGCGTCGCGATGAACATCGATGGCAATGGGTTCGGCGGCC from Pseudomonas sp. DNDY-54 encodes:
- a CDS encoding DUF411 domain-containing protein, whose product is MRRLLLATTLFASLAQAAEPIAIDVHRDANCGCCTSWIKHLEENGFQVNDHVETDMAAVKARLGVPHRLGSCHTGVIDGKFVEGHVPAADIFKLREQPDLIGAAVPGMPVGSPGMEMGDRQDAYKVVGLNKQGEESVLATYPAK
- a CDS encoding DUF2796 domain-containing protein; protein product: MRFLLLALPFALLPGFALGAEHHDHDHAQHNSLATHEHGAAELDAALDGSTLEIELRSPAMNLVGFEHTPGNEAERRKITNAHDQLEIPDPLLGLPAAAGCTLTTTELESALFEDHADAHPDDHESGHSEIHAHYQFDCATPQALTEINLQGWFKAFPGTEKIQAQLIGPNGQRGAQLSQGQPRAEF
- a CDS encoding neutral zinc metallopeptidase; this encodes MRWKKARRSDNVVDARGRSGGIGRGRLSLAGVAIVVVIGLISGQDPMQILGQLANQTGSAPTQQSDTPARSDDPQVAFVQAILGDTEDTWRALFQQSAEQYRDPTLVLFRGGVNSACGFASSAVGPFYCPGDQQVYLDLQFFDEMASRFSVAGDFAQAYVIAHEVGHHVQTLLGVSQQMQAARQRGAQMEGDNGLLVRQELQADCFAGVWAYHAQQRHDWLEEGDLEEALNAANAIGDDHLQQQSQGRVVPDAFTHGTSAQRVRWFRAGFERGEPARCDTFQARRL
- a CDS encoding ABC transporter ATP-binding protein encodes the protein MTAPLLELHQLGFAWPAQAELLDIPTFRLEHNQSLFLKGPSGSGKTTLLGLIGGVQKAKRGTVRLLGTDLAALSAGARDRYRVDHTGYIFQQFNLLPFLSVAENVGLPCHFSESRAERARQRHGSVAQATASLLSHLGLSQNLLGRRADALSIGQQQRVAAARALIGQPELVIADEPTSALDTDAREAFLQLLFAECREAGSSLLFVSHDQSHASLFDRSLSLADLNRAARAPEL